The following is a genomic window from Marinococcus sp. PL1-022.
GAACAGCCTCCCATTCTTCCGGTGTTAAGGCAGCTGATTTTTGAAGAATGGATGAAGATATGTATGTTTTCCCCACATCATGCAGCAGGAAACCAGCTGCAAGTTCTGCCATCTCCATCTGCAGATAATCCGCCAGCACGTTTCCAAGGAGAAACACATCCAATGAATGATGGTACGTTTCGGGGCCCAAAGATTGTAACCTGGCTATCAAAGGATGGATACGGTCGTCCCGGCAAAGCGATAGAAACAACGACTCGTATTGCTGAAAGTCCAACTCCAAATTATGTACAAAACTCGTTTTATCTGGCCAGTGTTTTTGCCACAGCTGATGTAAATACGTTTGGGAAAGAAGAAGATCTACGGTCATGGGAGTCAATACGAAGCACCGCCTGCCTGTTAAAATGGTACTTTTGTTATAGCACAAAGGAGAGAATAAATAAACCAAATTGCCTGTTAAATTGGTTTTCCCGTCTTTAATTTAATCTGGGTCAGGTCGATAAGCATGAAAAATTCCCGGGTGCGATAGCGATATAAGCCCACTATTATGCCGGTGTATCCAAAAATGTTTGTAATGAAGGGAAAGGAATAGAATTGGCTCAGCATGATCATTTAAGAGAAAAAATCACAGCATACTGAATGGAAAATGGATAAAAAAAGAAACCATTGTGTAAAAATGGCTTCTTACTTTTTGAATCTTTTTAAAGGGAGCTTCATCAAGACTAAGAACGCAGGGATTCATGCATGATGTCCTGAAAAGCCTGGAAGGAGCGGTGCTGTTCGCTTGCCGGAGAATAAACAAAGGAAATATCCACCCGGGCGTGGGCTGGTGGCACCGGCGTGCACGCGATGTAGTCATCCTGAAACGAACGAACGTATCGTTCCGAGAGCATTGCGATTCCCATCCCGGCCCGGACATGTCCCAATAATGATTCGAGATTCGAAAAGGTGATCACCTGTTTTGGAATGATGCCTTCCTGATGAATCATCTGCAGCAGGCGTTCCCGGAACATGCACCCCGGCTCCAGCACAAGAACGGTCTGCTGATGCACGTCCTGGAGACTCTCGAGCGGAAGCACCAGCGGGTTGGAAACGAGCGTAAGGGTTTCTGTGGAAAATACGTGCTGATGGAGGGCCGGGTGACGCACGGGGCCGGTGACAAAGGCTCCTTGGCATTCATGCTGCAGCACCTGCTGGACCAATTCCTCCGTAATGCCGTAGCGCAATGTTACATCGATGGATGGAAGGGCCTGATGGAGCGACGACATTAACGCAGGCAGATGAGTGGCCGCCATGGAATTGATGGATCCGAGAACCAGGGGCTCATAGGGCAGGGATGAACGGGAAACCGTATCCTGCAAATGCTCCCACGAGGAAAGCATGTCCTCCACACAGGCAAGTACATAGGTTCCCTGCGGAGTGAGCGTAAGGCCTCTGGAATGCCGGTGGAAAAGAGGGACACCGAGCTCATGCTCCAGTCGCTTCAGGTGGCCGGTCACATTCGACTGTACATAATTCCATTTGCTCGCGACCCTGGAGATATTTTTCTCGTGCGCAAGGGCACGAAACAGCTGTAGGGTCTGAATATTCATTTCTCGCCTCCGGGTATCTGTTTTTATGATAGCTTCTATATTATTTTATCATTATTCATGATCGATTGGGTGATGTATCGTAGAACCTATCATAGGAAGAGGGAGCGAAAAAGCATGCATCACGAGGAACGAACGTGCTGGATTCTTGCCGGATTACTGGGAACGGGGATTGGCATCTGCTGGCCGTGGCTGTGGCAGGCGACGCAGAAATTTCCAGGCTGGACAGCGGTAGGAATGACAGCAGGTGGTGGAGAAATCGTAATGCCCGTCTGTTCTT
Proteins encoded in this region:
- a CDS encoding HD-GYP domain-containing protein, with amino-acid sequence MTVDLLLSQTYLHQLWQKHWPDKTSFVHNLELDFQQYESLFLSLCRDDRIHPLIARLQSLGPETYHHSLDVFLLGNVLADYLQMEMAELAAGFLLHDVGKTYISSSILQKSAALTPEEWEAVQEHPMQGYHLLRAHGLEDSIAHMALYHHERGNQTGYPFGLPAGELPAPLRLLSVVDVYSALTLPRSYRKAMTPAQALCHLRKHTEELDAVYIHALPDILHTREPDPETPLS
- a CDS encoding LysR family transcriptional regulator, encoding MNIQTLQLFRALAHEKNISRVASKWNYVQSNVTGHLKRLEHELGVPLFHRHSRGLTLTPQGTYVLACVEDMLSSWEHLQDTVSRSSLPYEPLVLGSINSMAATHLPALMSSLHQALPSIDVTLRYGITEELVQQVLQHECQGAFVTGPVRHPALHQHVFSTETLTLVSNPLVLPLESLQDVHQQTVLVLEPGCMFRERLLQMIHQEGIIPKQVITFSNLESLLGHVRAGMGIAMLSERYVRSFQDDYIACTPVPPAHARVDISFVYSPASEQHRSFQAFQDIMHESLRS